From Paenibacillus sp. PK3_47, the proteins below share one genomic window:
- a CDS encoding helix-turn-helix domain-containing protein yields MTATAGGISAVHKDLLLLIQGIPRELMLQYVDRYLGNLLAADGYDPELLQTLEMYASCNGHMNEMSSRLYIHRNTAAYRLEKLERLLGIPLKEPENLLLLNMVFLFCRLLEAEKTELPGNGLLAPGNRSR; encoded by the coding sequence ATGACAGCAACAGCCGGCGGAATATCCGCCGTTCATAAAGATCTCCTTCTGCTGATCCAAGGGATTCCCCGGGAGTTAATGCTGCAATATGTCGACCGCTATTTGGGTAATTTGCTGGCGGCAGACGGTTACGACCCGGAGCTGCTGCAGACGCTGGAAATGTATGCGTCTTGTAACGGCCATATGAATGAAATGTCCTCCCGCCTGTACATTCACCGGAACACGGCGGCGTACCGCCTGGAGAAGCTGGAGCGGCTCCTGGGTATTCCGCTGAAAGAACCGGAAAACCTGCTGCTGCTCAATATGGTATTCCTGTTCTGCAGGCTGTTAGAAGCAGAGAAGACTGAACTGCCCGGCAACGGCCTCCTTGCCCCTGGCAACCGGAGCCGTTAA
- a CDS encoding cation diffusion facilitator family transporter, producing the protein MTEQKESLASLIKKGNKSSGSAAIGNTCIAAVKGVAFALTGSGSMFATMMHSIADAVNQMFVFTGSVLAEKKPTRRFPDGFGRVINLFCMVAVIVVTIMAYETMLEGFHLLQHPAEESEGYWINVAVLILSIAADGFVWVKAMNEVLHDSRVEAKGLRKFTLSLKNVKRAAPPTRLVFYEDLVATSGGLLALIAVLVTAFTNFKLLDGVSSILIAFMMIAVAFRVGYDNMVGLIGVAAPPDIEERIAKIILDEPLVTDIYQMRILQEGRYYHVEGLIELKKGMTLADADDIKFKVRDKLLADPHISDVTLGILEDNGVRNWVPQQDG; encoded by the coding sequence ATGACAGAACAGAAGGAAAGTCTCGCAAGCCTAATCAAGAAAGGCAACAAGTCTTCAGGCTCGGCAGCGATCGGCAATACTTGCATTGCTGCTGTTAAGGGAGTTGCTTTTGCCCTTACCGGCAGCGGGTCCATGTTTGCGACCATGATGCATTCCATCGCGGATGCAGTGAATCAGATGTTTGTATTTACGGGCAGTGTACTTGCGGAGAAAAAACCGACAAGGCGGTTCCCGGACGGTTTCGGCCGTGTCATTAATCTTTTTTGTATGGTTGCAGTCATTGTAGTAACCATTATGGCGTATGAAACGATGCTCGAAGGCTTTCATTTACTGCAGCATCCGGCTGAAGAATCCGAAGGATACTGGATTAATGTGGCGGTATTGATTTTATCCATTGCTGCCGACGGGTTTGTCTGGGTGAAGGCAATGAATGAAGTGCTCCATGATTCCAGAGTCGAGGCGAAGGGACTGCGCAAATTCACGTTATCACTCAAAAATGTAAAAAGAGCCGCTCCCCCGACCCGGCTCGTGTTCTATGAGGATCTGGTTGCGACAAGCGGCGGATTGCTGGCTCTGATTGCGGTATTGGTTACGGCATTCACGAATTTCAAGCTGCTGGATGGCGTGAGCAGTATTCTGATCGCCTTTATGATGATCGCGGTAGCCTTCCGGGTCGGATACGACAACATGGTCGGTTTGATTGGTGTCGCCGCCCCGCCGGATATTGAGGAGCGCATTGCGAAGATTATTCTGGATGAACCGCTGGTTACGGATATTTATCAGATGCGTATTTTGCAGGAAGGCCGTTATTATCATGTTGAAGGCCTCATAGAGCTGAAGAAGGGGATGACGCTGGCAGATGCCGATGATATTAAGTTCAAGGTCAGGGACAAGCTGCTGGCTGATCCGCATATCTCGGACGTGACGCTTGGCATTCTGGAGGATAACGGGGTACGCAAC
- a CDS encoding carbohydrate ABC transporter permease: MELQLELKSQPSTRRFLPSPAKLAVNALMLLFTASCIIPLVWIGYSSLKTQAEFANSILSLPSAPQFANYMEAIKLTNMLQLSWNSARVTILSVLGITAISFVTGYITARLDFKGKQAMIFYYLFGMLVPIHALLVPTYLLFKNFSLADQWYTLIIPYIAFNLSLPIMLVSSYVMGIPKEIEEAAAIDGLSFSGTMYRIILPIAVPVLTTVAILQFFSCWNEFSFALVLLKDESLRTVPLGMSYFKSQHSTNYPQLMAGMILSMLPVTIIYFAFSSRIISGVMSGAVKG, from the coding sequence ATGGAGCTGCAACTGGAATTGAAATCACAGCCCAGTACCCGCCGTTTTCTTCCCAGTCCGGCTAAGCTGGCAGTGAATGCGCTGATGCTGCTCTTTACTGCCAGCTGCATCATACCGCTGGTCTGGATCGGGTATTCATCACTGAAAACACAAGCCGAATTCGCCAACAGCATTCTTAGCCTGCCCAGCGCACCCCAGTTTGCGAATTATATGGAAGCGATCAAGCTGACGAACATGCTCCAGCTGTCGTGGAACAGCGCAAGAGTGACAATCCTGTCAGTCCTGGGTATTACAGCGATCTCATTCGTAACAGGCTATATCACAGCAAGGCTTGACTTCAAGGGTAAGCAGGCGATGATCTTTTATTACCTCTTTGGCATGCTGGTGCCCATTCATGCGCTGCTTGTCCCAACCTATTTGCTGTTTAAAAATTTCAGCTTGGCAGATCAGTGGTATACACTGATTATCCCGTATATTGCCTTTAATCTGTCCCTGCCGATCATGCTGGTCAGCAGCTACGTGATGGGCATTCCAAAGGAGATTGAAGAAGCTGCAGCCATCGACGGCCTCAGCTTCAGCGGAACAATGTACCGCATTATCCTCCCTATAGCCGTGCCGGTTCTGACCACCGTCGCTATCCTGCAGTTTTTTTCCTGCTGGAATGAATTTTCCTTTGCCCTGGTACTTCTCAAAGATGAGTCGCTACGTACAGTTCCGCTTGGCATGTCTTACTTCAAATCCCAGCACAGCACCAACTATCCGCAGCTGATGGCCGGAATGATTCTGTCCATGCTGCCAGTTACCATCATATACTTTGCATTCAGTTCACGGATTATATCCGGAGTCATGTCCGGAGCTGTGAAGGGATAA
- the allB gene encoding allantoinase AllB, giving the protein MGSAGRYDLVITGGAIVTETDVERKDIGILDGRITEISTSIDPEGAQVIDGRGLTVMPGVIDTHVHFNEPGLEAWEGLRTGSAALAAGGGTSFLDMPLNALPPTVTVSALQRKRDCAKDRTYADYGFWGGLMPGYLKELPLLADAGVMGFKAFMSSPGDKDKDGFRRSDDDTLREGMKIIAQTGKILALHAEHEPTVSRLTLEARSRGQSGPESYTASRPVEAEVEAVEKALHYAAESGCRLHFVHISSESAAGRIRDARKTGLDVTLETCPHYLCLTDKDFAVMGAVAKCAPPLRDREEQGRLWNRLQEGWFDYLTSDHSPCPPGMKAGNDLFEAWGGIAGVQSTLTLMLDEGHLKRGISLPVLARLLSGAPAERFGFAHTKGRIAAGCDADLALVDLNASYTLHASDLYQRHRQSPYIGRSFGCKVKMTLLRGRLVYSDGTGLHHCGAGRELTPVYPGVMNVST; this is encoded by the coding sequence ATGGGATCCGCAGGGCGTTATGATCTGGTCATCACTGGCGGAGCTATCGTTACAGAAACGGACGTGGAGCGTAAGGATATCGGAATTCTTGATGGCAGAATTACCGAAATCTCCACAAGTATAGATCCGGAGGGAGCGCAGGTCATCGATGGACGGGGACTGACGGTAATGCCTGGCGTGATTGACACTCATGTGCATTTCAATGAGCCTGGACTTGAAGCCTGGGAAGGACTCCGGACGGGTTCTGCCGCTCTTGCCGCCGGAGGGGGGACCAGCTTTCTGGATATGCCGCTAAATGCCCTTCCTCCTACGGTGACGGTCAGTGCGCTTCAGCGGAAAAGAGACTGCGCAAAAGACAGAACTTATGCGGATTACGGCTTCTGGGGCGGACTGATGCCGGGTTATTTAAAGGAGCTGCCGCTGCTGGCGGATGCCGGAGTTATGGGGTTCAAGGCCTTCATGTCCTCTCCGGGGGACAAGGACAAGGACGGGTTCCGCCGCTCGGACGACGACACACTGAGAGAAGGGATGAAGATTATTGCCCAGACGGGCAAGATACTGGCGCTTCATGCAGAACATGAGCCGACCGTATCCCGGCTCACGCTCGAAGCCCGCAGCAGGGGCCAGTCCGGCCCGGAGAGCTATACCGCCTCCCGCCCGGTAGAGGCAGAGGTGGAAGCAGTGGAGAAGGCCCTGCATTATGCTGCAGAAAGCGGATGCCGGCTGCACTTTGTCCATATCAGCAGCGAATCCGCTGCCGGAAGGATACGCGATGCACGTAAAACGGGACTTGATGTAACTCTGGAAACCTGTCCGCATTATCTCTGCCTCACTGACAAAGACTTCGCTGTCATGGGTGCAGTTGCCAAATGTGCGCCACCGCTGCGTGACAGGGAAGAACAAGGGAGACTATGGAACAGATTACAGGAGGGCTGGTTCGATTACCTGACTTCGGACCATTCGCCCTGCCCTCCCGGCATGAAGGCAGGCAATGATCTGTTCGAAGCCTGGGGAGGCATTGCGGGTGTGCAGAGTACATTAACGCTGATGCTGGATGAAGGCCACCTGAAACGGGGAATTTCTCTGCCGGTACTGGCACGGCTGCTGTCAGGAGCTCCGGCCGAGCGATTCGGGTTTGCGCATACGAAAGGGAGAATCGCAGCAGGCTGTGATGCCGATCTGGCGCTTGTTGACCTGAATGCCTCCTACACGCTGCATGCATCGGATCTTTATCAGCGGCACCGCCAATCGCCGTACATCGGCCGCAGCTTTGGCTGCAAGGTAAAGATGACACTCCTGCGGGGCCGGCTGGTCTATAGCGATGGTACCGGGCTTCATCACTGCGGTGCCGGAAGGGAGCTCACTCCCGTGTATCCGGGAGTAATGAATGTAAGTACTTAG
- a CDS encoding DUF6282 family protein, with product MLNYDQNQEQPLKHSPDRSKWSESFYRRSMELPDELLIGAIDSHVHAGPVLNSNPGHLDPIQVAQEAAAAGMKSIVYYDVFGWASGMAWVVNRHVPGIHTYGGYLMNSCHGGMNPRSVKTALHMEEGCRFISFGSHCTRHSAERESTLIDGKLVPFKDAFPKFAEKELPVATSIPLDGPVPEELDEILRLVAEHPEVYLNTGHVSVAEALRLLDLAEQYGIAKVLIAHPVRGKMTVEEQKAAAARGAFLEACLVDWLYPDVPRTHYYVEREYMDMGAELGRFSNATKWMKTIREVGIDQFVLGTDYGIRAASSPVQGMRTMIASMLDYQFAPDDIYRMVATNPARLIGIS from the coding sequence ATGCTTAATTATGATCAGAATCAAGAACAACCCCTGAAACACTCGCCGGACCGTTCCAAATGGAGCGAAAGCTTTTACCGCAGATCAATGGAACTTCCGGATGAGCTGCTGATTGGCGCCATTGACAGTCATGTGCATGCCGGTCCGGTATTAAATTCAAATCCCGGTCATCTGGATCCGATTCAGGTAGCGCAGGAAGCTGCAGCCGCCGGCATGAAAAGCATTGTATATTACGATGTGTTCGGCTGGGCATCAGGAATGGCCTGGGTGGTGAACCGTCATGTACCCGGCATTCATACCTATGGAGGCTACCTGATGAATTCCTGCCACGGCGGCATGAATCCGCGTTCCGTCAAAACCGCGCTGCATATGGAAGAGGGCTGCCGCTTCATCAGCTTCGGATCACACTGTACACGCCATTCGGCTGAGCGGGAATCGACACTGATCGATGGCAAACTGGTTCCGTTCAAGGATGCCTTTCCGAAATTTGCCGAAAAGGAGCTGCCTGTGGCAACATCGATCCCGCTGGATGGACCCGTTCCGGAAGAACTGGATGAAATATTAAGGTTGGTGGCCGAACACCCGGAAGTGTATCTGAATACCGGTCATGTATCTGTTGCGGAAGCGCTCCGCCTGCTGGATCTTGCGGAACAATACGGCATTGCGAAAGTGCTGATTGCCCATCCTGTACGCGGTAAGATGACGGTTGAGGAGCAGAAAGCCGCTGCAGCCAGAGGGGCTTTCCTGGAAGCCTGCCTTGTAGACTGGCTGTACCCTGATGTTCCCCGGACCCATTACTATGTGGAAAGGGAGTATATGGACATGGGCGCTGAACTTGGCAGGTTCTCCAATGCGACGAAATGGATGAAAACGATCCGGGAAGTCGGAATCGACCAGTTCGTGCTCGGCACAGATTATGGCATCCGCGCTGCCTCATCGCCAGTACAAGGCATGAGGACAATGATTGCCAGTATGCTGGATTACCAGTTCGCCCCGGATGATATTTACCGTATGGTAGCTACGAACCCGGCAAGATTAATCGGAATCAGCTAA